A region from the Fusarium graminearum PH-1 chromosome 4, whole genome shotgun sequence genome encodes:
- a CDS encoding elongation of fatty acids protein 2 yields MSATPATFYEQLPLPTIDRPFGIHLWPIFDKAFTAVVGYSANDFKFVPFETPMSTLKSTSIFIVIYYCIIFGGREWMRNREPFKLKGLFLIHNLYLTLISGTLLALFIEQLLPTVVRGGIFHAICDAEGGWTQPLVVLYYLNYLTKYLELLDTVFLFLKKKPLTFLHCYHHGATAFLCYTQLIGSTSVSWVPIVLNLLVHVVMYWYYFQSARGVRVWWKEWVTRLQIIQFVIDLGFIYFASYTYFTSTYFQWMPNAGKCSGEEFAAFSGIITISSYLVLFISFYFATYKKQGKAPTGRQSLRRMSQAPLPDPHLVQTTPVKKSNGASTTGAKTNSASARSRKA; encoded by the exons atgtctgcgACTCCCGCTACCTTTTACGAGCAGCTGCCGCTGCCTACCATCGACCGTCCCTTTGGTATTCACCTGTGGCCcatcttcgacaaggctTTCACTGCTGTTGTCGGCTACTCTGCCAATGACTTCAAGTTTGTGCCTTTCGAGACTCCCATGTCCACCCTCAAGTCGACATCGATCTTCATTGTCATTTACTACTGCATCATCTTCGGTGGTCGCGAGTGGATGCGCAACCGCGAGCctttcaagctcaagggtcttttcttGATCCATAACCTCTACCTGACTCTGATCAGTGGTACTCTCCTAGCTCTCTTCATTGAGCAGCTTCTCCCCACTGTTGTCCGTGGCGGTATCTTCCATGCTATTTGTGATGCTGAGGGTGGCTGGACCCAGCCCCTTGTCGTTCTGTACTAC CTCAACTACCTCACAAAGTacctcgagctcctcgacaccgtcttcctgttcctcaagaagaagcctctCA CCTTCCTCCACTGCTACCACCATGGTGCTACCGCTTTCCTCTGCTACACTCAGCTCATCGGTTCCACCTCCGTCTCTTGGGTTCCCATTGTCCTGAACCTCCTCGTCCACGTCGTCATGTACTGGTACTACTTCCAGAGCGCTCGTGGTGTCCGTGTTTGGTGGAAGGAGTGGGTTACCCGTCTCCAGATCATCCAGTTCGTCATTGATCTCGGATTCATCTACTTCGCCTCTTACACCTACTTCACCTCGACCTACTTCCAATGGATGCCCAATGCTGGCAAGTGCTCTGGCGAGGAGTTTGCTGCTTTCTCCggtatcatcaccatcagcTCTTAcctcgtcctcttcatctccttctACTTCGCCACCTACAAGAAGCAAGGAAAGGCCCCTACCGGCCGACAGAGCCTCCGCCGCATGTCCCAGGCTCCTCTTCCCGACCCTCACCTGGTCCAGACCACTCCCGTCAAGAAGTCTAACGGTGCCTCTACCACTGgcgccaagaccaacagcgCCTCTGCCCGATCCCGCAAGGCTTAA